One window from the genome of Ictidomys tridecemlineatus isolate mIctTri1 chromosome 12, mIctTri1.hap1, whole genome shotgun sequence encodes:
- the Nlrc4 gene encoding NLR family CARD domain-containing protein 4 — translation MNFIKENSQDLIQRMGMTVTKQIVDDLFGWNVLNSEEVSMIYCEKVEQDAARGIIHMILKKGSEACNLFLKCLEKWNYPLYQDLNGQSLFHQLSEGDLDDLAQDLKDLYRTPSFLNFHPLGEDIDIIFNLKRTFTEPILWRKDQHHHRVEQLTLSGLLETLQSPCIIEGESGKGKSTLLQRIAMLWASGKCGALTKFKFVFFLRLSRAQGGLFETLCDQLVDVPDTIRKRTFMAMLLKLRQGALFLLDGYNEFKPENCPEIEALIKENHRFKNMVIVTTTTECLRHIRQFGALTVEVGDMTEDSARVLIREVLIKELAEGLLLQIQKSRCLRNLMKTPLFVVITCAIQMGESEFHSHTQTTLFCTFYDLLIHKNRHKHKGAAASHLTRSLEHCGDLALEGVFSHKFDFELEDVSSVNEDVLLTTGLLCKYTAQRFKPKYKFFHKSFQEYVAGRRLSSLLMSPKPEEVTKGKSHLQKMVSISDITSLYSNLLLYTCGSSAEATRAVMRHLAAVYQHGSLTGLSITKRPLWRQESMQSLKNTSEQEILKAININSFAECGINLFHESISKSALSQEFEAFFRGKSLYINSDNIPDYLFDFFEHLPNCASALDFIKLDFYGGASGSQDKATKDGTRIPTEESSETYIPNRAVSLFFNWKQEFKTLEVTLRDFSRLNKQDIKYLGKIFSSTASLRLSVKRCAGVAGSLSSILSTCKNIHSLMVEASPLTIEDEQHITSVTNLTTLSIHDLQTQQLPGGLIDSLGNLKNLVKLILDNIKMNEEDAIKLAAGLTNLKKMCLFRLTHLSDIGKGMDYIVKSLSGQPCDLEEIQLVSCCLSANSVKTLAQNLHNLVKLSILDLSENYLGKDGNEALQELIGRLDLLKQLTVLMLPWCWDVRVSLASLLEQLETASQLVKLGLKDWRLTDAEIRVLGAFFEKTTLKNFQQLDLAGNCVSSDGWLAFMSVFENLKQLVFFDFSTEGFLPDAALVRKLSHVLSKLTFLQEARLIGWQFDDDDVSVIKGAFKLVIV, via the exons tgaattttataaaggaaaatagtCAAGACCTCATTCAAAGGATGGGCATGACTGTTACCAAGCAAATTGTGGATGATCTGTTTGGGTGGAATGTTCTGAATAGTGAAGAAGTAAGCATGATTTATTGTGAGAAGGTGGAGCAGGATGCTGCACGAGGGATCATTCACATGATTTTGAAAAAGGGCTCAGAGGCCTGCAACCTCTTTCTTAAATGTCTTGAAAAATGGAACTATCCTCTGTATCAGGACTTGAATGGACAAA GTCTTTTTCATCAGCTATCAGAAGGAGACTTAGATGATTTGGCTCAGGATTTAAAAGATTTATACCGTACCCCCTCTTTTCTGAACTTCCATCCCCTGGGTGAAgatattgatattatttttaatttgaaaaggaCCTTCACAGAGCCTATCCTTTGGAGGAAGGACCAACACCATCACCGTGTGGAGCAGCTGACCCTGAGTGGTCTGCTGGAGACTCTGCAGAGCCCCTGCATCATTGAAGGGGAATCGGGCAAAGGCAAGTCCACCCTGCTACAGAGAATCGCCATGCTCTGGGCCTCTGGGAAGTGTGGGGCCCTGACCAAGTTCaaatttgtcttctttcttcGTCTAAGCAGAGCCCAGGGTGGACTGTTTGAAACCCTGTGTGATCAGCTGGTGGATGTACCTGACACAATCAGGAAGCGCACCTTCATGGCTATGCTGCTGAAGCTAAGGCAGGGGGCTCTTTTTCTCCTTGATGGCTACAATGAATTCAAGCCTGAGAACTGCCCAGAAATCGAAGCCCTGATAAAGGAAAACCACCGCTTCAAGAACATGGTCATAGTCACCACCACCACCGAGTGCCTGAGGCACATCAGACAGTTTGGTGCCCTGACTGTCGAGGTGGGGGATATGACCGAGGACAGTGCCCGGGTTCTCATCCGAGAAGTGCTGATTAAGGAGCTTGCTGAAGGCTTGCTGCTCCAGATTCAGAAATCCAGGTGCTTGAGGAATCTGATGAAGACCCCTCTCTTCGTGGTCATCACTTGTGCAATCCAGATGGGTGAGAGTGAGTTCCACTCTCACACACAAACCACACTGTTCTGTACCTTCTATGATCTGCTGATACATAAAAACAGGCACAAACATAAAGGCGCAGCTGCAAGTCATTTAACCCGGAGCCTGGAGCACTGTGGAGACCTGGCTCTGGAGGGGGTGTTCTCCCACAAATTTGACTTTGAGCTGGAGGACGTGTCCAGCGTGAATGAGGACGTCCTGCTGACAACTGGACTCCTCTGTAAATACACAGCTCAAAGGTTCAAGCCCAAGTATAAATTCTTCCATAAGTCCTTCCAGGAGTACGTAGCGGGACGCAGGCTCAGCAGTTTATTGATGTCTCCCAAGCCAGAGGAAGTCACCAAGGGGAAGAGTCACTTGCAGAAAATGGTTTCCATTTCAGACATTACCTCCCTGTATAGCAACCTGCTCCTGTATACATGCGGGTCCTCTGCCGAAGCCACCAGAGCTGTCATGAGGCACCTTGCTGCTGTGTATCAACATGGCAGCCTGACAGGGCTTTCCATCACCAAGAGGCCTCTCTGGAGGCAGGAATCTATGCAAAGTTTGAAGAACACCAGTGAGCAAGAAATTCTGAAAGCCATCAACATCAATTCCTTTGCAGAGTGTGGCATCAATTTATTCCATGAGAGTATATCTAAATCGGCCCTGAGCCAAGAATTCGAAGCTTTCTTCCGTGGTAAAAGTTTGTATATCAATTCAGACAATATCCCTGACTACCTATTCGACTTCTTTGAACACTTGCCTAATTGTGCAAGTGCTCTGGACTTCATCAAACTGGATTTCTATGGAGGCGCCTCAGGTTCACAGGACAAGGCTACAAAAGATGGAACGAGAATCCCCACAGAAGAGTCCTCGGAAACCTACATTCCCAACCGGGCTGTGTCTTTGTTCTTCAACTGGAAACAGGAATTCAAGACTCTGGAGGTCACACTCCGGGATTTCAGCAGGTTGAATAAACAAGATATCAAATACCTAGGAAAGATATTCAGCTCCACAGCAAGCCTCAGACTGTCTGTTAAGAGATGTGCCGGTGTGGCTGGAagcctcagttcaatcctcagcacctgcAAGAATATCCATTCCCTCATGGTAGAAGCCAGTCCCCTCACCATAGAAGACGAACAGCACATCACATCTGTGACAAACCTGACAACTTTGAGTATTCATGACCTTCAGACTCAACAGCTACCAG gtGGTCTGATTGACAGCTTGGGTAATTTGAAGAACCTTGTGAAGCTCATACTGGATAACATTAAGATGAATGAGGAAGATGCTATAAAACTAg CTGCAGGTCTGACAAACCTGAAAAAGATGTGTTTGTTTCGTCTGACCCACTTGTCTGACATTGGGAAGGGAATGGATTACATAGTCAAGTCTCTATCAGGCCAACCCTGTGACCTTGAAGAAATCCAATTAGTTTCCTGTTGCCTTTCTGCAAATTCTGTGAAAACCCTAG ctcAGAATCTTCATAATCTGGTCAAACTGAGCATTCTTGATTTATCAGAAAATTACCTGGGGAAGGATGGAAATGAAGCTCTACAGGAACTGA TTGGCAGGCTGGACCTCCTCAAACAGCTCACTGTGCTGATGCTGCCCTGGTGCTGGGATGTGCGAGTCAGCCTGGCCAGCCTGCTGGAGCAACTGGAGACGGCCTCCCAGCTTGTCAAGCTAGGGCTGAAAGATTGGAGACTCACAGATGCGGAGATTAGAGTTTTAG GTGCTTTTTTTGAAAAGACGACTCTGAAAAACTTCCAGCAGTTGGATTTGGCAGGAAATTGTGTGAGCAGTGATGGATGGCTTGCCTTCATGAGTGTATTTGAGAATCTTAAGCAATTAGTATTTTTTGACTTCAGTACTGAAGGATTTTTACCAGATGCAGCATTAGTCAGAAAACTTAGCCATGTGTTATCCAAGTTAACTTTTTTGCAAGAAGCTAGGCTTATTGGATGGcaatttgatgatgatgatgtcagTGTTATCAAAGGTGCTTTTAAACTAGTAATTGTTTAA